The following coding sequences lie in one Carcharodon carcharias isolate sCarCar2 chromosome 5, sCarCar2.pri, whole genome shotgun sequence genomic window:
- the cln8 gene encoding protein CLN8 codes for MIASVDKINSFHKVDTSESLFDMNYSSWNVRCTVIAAGFLFYFVIFILSHGLSLILSVTYCSLPAKEKVFWNLAVTRGVFGIQGMVAGLWALLKDSELYADKILAQQDWSWFNILTAFGFFVLENAAFHGSNVVFRTFDMALAIHHFFAISGFATNLIWDNAGHYLPMMILLLEMSTPFTCISWILLKAGFAHILLWKLNQWLMIHMFHCRMILTYHIWWVCWQNLDRIKLHVPVPQAVLFFSGLFLLTFIINPHWTRKKTLQLLNPVDWNFTKEISGRANGETNKVLKKTT; via the exons ATGATCGCTTCAGTTGACAAAATTAATTCCTTTCACAAGGTTGACACTTCAGAAAGCCTTTTTGACATGAACTATTCTTCTTGGAATGTCCGTTGCACTGTGATTGCTGCTGGTTTTCTATTCTATTTTGTAATATTCATTCTTTCACATGGGTTAAGCCTTATATTATCTGTGACCTACTGCTCTTTGCCAGCAAAGGAGAAAGTCTTCTGGAATCTCGCTGTCACTCGTGGTGTTTTTGGAATCCAGGGCATGGTTGCGGGTCTTTGGGCTCTCCTTAAAGATTCAGAATTGTATGCTGATAAAATACTAGCTCAACAGGACTGGTCTTGGTTCAATATCTTAACAGCATTTGGCTTCTTTGTGTTGGAGAATGCAGCTTTTCATGGGTCCAATGTAGTTTTCAGAACATTTGACATGGCACTGGCTATCCATCACTTTTTTGCCATTTCTGGTTTTGCCACCAATTTGATATGGGACAATGCAGGCCACTATTTGCCCATGATGATACTATTGTTGGAGATGAGCACTCCATTCACTTGCATTTCTTGGATCCTGTTGAAG GCTGGTTTTGCACATATCCTGCTCTGGAAATTAAACCAGTGGCTCATGATCCACATGTTTCACTGTCGTATGATCCTCACCTATCACATATGGTGGGTGTGCTGGCAGAATTTGGACAGAATAAAGCTGCATGTACCAGTCCCACAGGCAGTGTTGTTCTTTTCTGGACTTTTCCTCCTGACCTTCATAATCAACCCTCATTGGACACGTAAGAAAACATTGCAACTTTTGAACCCAGTTGACTGGAACTTTACAAAGGAGATCAGCGGGAGGGCAAATGGTGAAACAAACAAGGTTTTGAAGAAAACAACGTGA